The DNA region AACTGAAGCCACTATGCTCCATGTCCAGAAGGACGAAATCGCATCCGGCCGCCTTCATGATCTGCCCGATACCCGGCGTATTAAACTCAACCAAAAACGTGCCGAACTTGCCGCGCCGCGATTGGGCCATCTCCTTTAGACTATCTTGCGCCACCCCTTGTCTCCCTTTTTACCGTTATGTGGTTGTCGGCTGTGGCGGCCAGATATTGCGTCGCCACTACCCTGTCTCTGCGCTCCCTTTGACGCGCCAATACTGTTGCGACACGTCGTTCAAATGGCCGCGCATGGCCTGTTCTGCCGCATCGACATCATGATCGGCGACAGCGCGGAAGATCTTGGCGTGCCATTCATAAGCGCTTTCGGCCACGCCCGCCTTGCGCAGCGACGTGTGGCGCTGTTCGGTCAACCAGCCGACCACCGCTTCGTGAATTGCGACAAATACAGGATTTCTCGGAATCTCAGAGAGAACGTAATGAAAGGTGACATCGGTGCGCTCAAACGCTTCCATATCGCCCAAGGTTTGCCGGTTTTCCGCCAGCGCCTTTTCCAACCTGGCAATATCTTCGTCCCCCGCATGCAGTGCGGCATCGCGCGCTAAGCCGATCTCGAAAAATAGCCTCGCCTCTTGTAGATGGCGCACGCCCTTCGCATCCGCCAGCATGTGACGAACGGTTCCGGTCAGTCCATTGAGGACGGTTTCAGGCGTTGGTTTGGTGACTCGCGCCCGCTCGCCGCTGCTAATCGCGACAAGGCCCATTTTCTGCAGCGAAAACAGCGCCTCGCGCACCGACGGGCGGCCGACGCCGAAGCGTTCCATCAGATCGCGTTCCGACGGCAATTTTTCGCCGAGGCCGAATTCGCCCGAGTGAATAAGACCTTCTAGGCGATCCATTACCTCATCTGAAAGTCGTCGCCGCGTGATTATCTCTCTTTCCATGGTGTACCTGTTATACCACCAACACCGCGATAATGGATAGCGTCCAGGCGCGCGTAATCACCTCTTTCCATGGCGGGTCGCGAACAATAGCCTGGGCACGGCATTTCACATCAGACGGAGCGAAAAATATGGCAAGACTTTCTGGCAAGAAAGCGGCGATCACCGGCGGCGCGGGTGGCATCGGCGCTTCTATTGCACGTCGCTTCGCAGCTGAGGGCGCCACGCTGGCGCTGCTAGACCTTAATGGAGACGGCGCGGCGCAAACCGCTGCGGCCCTGAATGGCCCTGGCTCGGGCCATTATGGCGCGGCTGTCGATGTCGGCGACGAGACTTCGGTTGAAAACGCCTTCGCCGCCGCTGCGAAGGCGGTGGGA from Pseudomonadota bacterium includes:
- the nanR gene encoding transcriptional regulator NanR encodes the protein MEREIITRRRLSDEVMDRLEGLIHSGEFGLGEKLPSERDLMERFGVGRPSVREALFSLQKMGLVAISSGERARVTKPTPETVLNGLTGTVRHMLADAKGVRHLQEARLFFEIGLARDAALHAGDEDIARLEKALAENRQTLGDMEAFERTDVTFHYVLSEIPRNPVFVAIHEAVVGWLTEQRHTSLRKAGVAESAYEWHAKIFRAVADHDVDAAEQAMRGHLNDVSQQYWRVKGSAETG